The following proteins are co-located in the Vigna angularis cultivar LongXiaoDou No.4 chromosome 2, ASM1680809v1, whole genome shotgun sequence genome:
- the LOC108328568 gene encoding anaphase-promoting complex subunit 13 produces the protein MAELSLGILIDIVDEEWMRDTLPDDDLPLPPTLVVRTDDTEDSNQETQQVNVDAWHDLALGQE, from the exons atggcaGAACTGAGTTTGGGAATTCTAATTGACATTGTTGATGAAGAATGGATGAGAGACACTCTCCCTGATGATG ATCTTCCACTGCCCCCAACACTGGTTGTAAGGACAGATGATACTGAGGACTCAA ATCAGGAGACTCAACAAGTTAACGTGGATGCTTGGCACGATCTTGCCTTGGGTCAAGAATAG